The genome window GAGCAAGTCGGACGAAGCCGCTGTGGCCTTGCTGAAGAAGAGCATGGACGCCTATGCCGCGTTCGACACCTTCCAGGCCAGCTACGACCGCGTCCCGACGAAGCCAGGGACGGGCGCACCGACCCGGACGATCACGTACCAGAAGCCGAACCTCTTCCGGATCGAGGCTAAGACGGAGAAAGGGGACATGACGATCACGTCCGTTTCCAACGGTAAGGAGGCGATCGAATACGCGGTCATGGGGAGCGACGGGAGCGGGATGAAGCAGCCTGCGCCGACCACCCTTGCGGACGCCCAATTGATCCAGATCCGCAACCCGCTGGTCTGCGGCAGCTTGGTCTACAACTTCTTCAAGGGTTCGGCGGGATACGCCGACCTGGTCGACGAGTCTAAAGCACCGACGTTGCTGGGCAAAAAGGAGAAGTCGCCGACGGGCGAGGACGCCCAGGTCGTCAAGTTTTACGCGAAGGAGCACTTCGGAAACGTCGAGGCCCTGATCGGAACCCAAAGCGGTCTTGTGTACCGGGTCAGTTACGACGGAGCCCAGTTCAAGGAAATGGCCAAATCGGCCAAGGCCGACGAATCTCAGATCCCTGACATTTCGGCGGTCGAGACCTTCAAGGACATCAAGACGGGAGCGGCCTTCGTGGCGTCGACGTTCGATACGACTCCGCCTAAGAACGTCAAGTTGGTCGACCCGTCCAAGCCGCCGGCTTCCCCGTTGCCGATCGGCAAGCCCGCCCCGAACTTCAAGTTGACGGGGATGGACGGAAAGACCGTCAACCTCTCCGACCTCAAAGGCAAGGTCGTCCTGATCGACTTCTGGGCGACGTGGTGCGGCCCTTGCCGCGAAGGGTTGCCCGTCACGGACAAGCTCCACAAGGAGTTTGCGTCCAAGGGACTCCAAGTCTTGGCCGTCAGTGACGAAGAAAAGCCGACGGTCGACAAGTTCGTGAAAGACAACGGTTACTCCTTCCCTGTCTTCCTTGACACGGACCGGAGCGCCAATACGACGTACAAGATCGAAGGCATTCCTACGCTCGTCATCATCGACAAGAACGGGAACCTCGCGAGCTATGCCATGGGGCTCGAGCCTGAAGCGATGGTGCGGGAGAAGCTGAAGAAGGTCGGGATCGGCTAGCGTCGATACCCGCAGAACGTCGTTCGAACGAAGTCACACCGGGACCGATGACCGGGTGAACGACCACCGTTGGGTGCCGTCGTCACCGGCGGTCACGTCTCCACGGGTTGAGGGACTTTGAGAACCTCTTTCCGCGGGGGTCCCTTTCCGTTCGGCGTCCCCACAATGGAAGGAGAGGTCTCGCCGGATCTGGGGTCGCGACCCTCCATGCCCCGATGAACGACAGGACGATCGCCGCGGTCAAGTAGAACCAGAACCGGAACAGACCCCAAGTCGAAGACGGATGATCGAACGAGATCCTGCCGGGATCGTTGTCGTCGCTCCAGACCTGTAAGGGCCGCAGACCAAGCGGTGCGAAGACGGGACCACCGTACCGCCTCCCTTCCCTAAGGAACGTCACGTACGTTTCCACCCGGTACTAGGGGCCGTACCTTCTTAACCAGCCGTCTGGCGGGTTCCCGTACGTCTTGAAGACCTCGACTTCGATCCGCTGCCAGTCTCCGGTGGTCGCCTTTGCCGCAAAGGTCTCGAAGACGAGACAGAGAACGACGACGGCCATAACGAAGAGAGTCTTCGCCAAAGCGACGTTCGCGACCACCGTTCTACGATGCGGCGGGCTTGGTGACGGATCCTGCTCCAAGATTCACCCCCATCGGTGTTTACGGGGACGACCGATCGGACGTTGAGCTTAAACCGTGGCCCTGGTCTTCGCGATGACGCTTTCGAGGAACGCCGCGTTGGTCGGGACGCGCTTCAAGAGTTTGATGAGCTGGTCCGTCGCCTCATGACTTTCCTTCGTGTTCGCCAGCATCCGGTGGAGGTGGTAGACCGCTTCGAGCTGGTGCTTGTCGAACAAGGCCTCTTCGTGGCGGGTCGACGACGCGCGGACGTTGATCGCCGGCCAGATGCGCCGTTCCGAGAGCTCACGGTCGAGGACCAGTTCGCTGTTGCCCGTTCCCTTGAGTTCTTCGAAGATGTTCTCGTCCATCCTCGAGCCTGTTTCGATGAGGACCGTGGCGATGATCGTCAGCGACCCCCCTTCTTCGATGTTGCGGGCGGCGCCGAAGAAACGCCGTGGGCGGTAGAGAGCGGCGGGGTCGAGGCCGCCGGTCAAGGTGCGGCCGCTCGGAGCGATCGTCAGGTTCGAAGCGCGCGACAAACGGGTGAGCGAGTCGAGCAGGATGACCACGTCGCGTCCCGTCTCGACGAGCCTTTTCGCCTGCTCCAGACAGAGGTCCGTGACCCGCATATGGTTTTCAGCGGGTTCGTCGAACGTGCTTGAAATGACTTGGCCCTTGACCGACCGCTTCATGTCGGTGACTTCCTCCGGTCGCTCGTCGACGAGCAAGACCAT of Armatimonadota bacterium contains these proteins:
- a CDS encoding redoxin domain-containing protein, whose protein sequence is MNLRPLLSLAAVTLLWGCSQTPSGSSGTAAGKPAGSKSDEAAVALLKKSMDAYAAFDTFQASYDRVPTKPGTGAPTRTITYQKPNLFRIEAKTEKGDMTITSVSNGKEAIEYAVMGSDGSGMKQPAPTTLADAQLIQIRNPLVCGSLVYNFFKGSAGYADLVDESKAPTLLGKKEKSPTGEDAQVVKFYAKEHFGNVEALIGTQSGLVYRVSYDGAQFKEMAKSAKADESQIPDISAVETFKDIKTGAAFVASTFDTTPPKNVKLVDPSKPPASPLPIGKPAPNFKLTGMDGKTVNLSDLKGKVVLIDFWATWCGPCREGLPVTDKLHKEFASKGLQVLAVSDEEKPTVDKFVKDNGYSFPVFLDTDRSANTTYKIEGIPTLVIIDKNGNLASYAMGLEPEAMVREKLKKVGIG
- the rho gene encoding transcription termination factor Rho, whose translation is MDISTDLENLPEIDYNHFDKMTATELAKVAKKLKVSIDQERSAVIEQLLEATNADCLYRKGILEVLPDGWGFLRKPNYQPSQDDVYVSQSQVKRFSLRGGDFVYGHVRAPKEGEKYHGMLRVESVNGFGTQSPEMQMRRSFDELTPLFPTERLRQETDPEKVTGRIVDLIAPIGKGQRALIVAPPKAGKTMILKSIANSITTNNPDVYLMVLLVDERPEEVTDMKRSVKGQVISSTFDEPAENHMRVTDLCLEQAKRLVETGRDVVILLDSLTRLSRASNLTIAPSGRTLTGGLDPAALYRPRRFFGAARNIEEGGSLTIIATVLIETGSRMDENIFEELKGTGNSELVLDRELSERRIWPAINVRASSTRHEEALFDKHQLEAVYHLHRMLANTKESHEATDQLIKLLKRVPTNAAFLESVIAKTRATV